Proteins found in one Herbiconiux sp. A18JL235 genomic segment:
- a CDS encoding carbohydrate ABC transporter permease encodes MQQRTAASGSRAFKDLGVGAAPRRPLRVRLSRWVKGGGLWAIVFGAPLVIVFAYFAWGPIVSGVVLSLQKTNFLTTTWVGWSNFEFVLTDPVLPKAVANTIAFTSISLLIGAPLPLALAVVMAELRRRKGLFSALAYLPVVIPPVVGILLWKVMYLPGEEGLFNSILGSIGLGPFAWLNSEQMVIPSMVVASTWAGAGTAVIIYLAALGGVRPELYEAAELDGAGVWRRIWHVTLPQIRGVVLILLLLQIIGTLQVFNEPKLLTGGGPNNASITVLMMIYQYGFVNSNYGAAAALSVLLALALALISVAYQFATRRWSDND; translated from the coding sequence ATGCAGCAGCGCACAGCCGCCTCCGGCTCCCGAGCCTTCAAGGACTTGGGAGTCGGGGCGGCGCCCCGACGTCCCCTTCGCGTCCGCCTCTCACGCTGGGTGAAGGGCGGCGGTCTCTGGGCCATCGTCTTCGGCGCCCCCCTTGTGATCGTCTTCGCCTATTTCGCCTGGGGGCCGATCGTCAGCGGCGTCGTGCTGTCGCTCCAGAAGACCAACTTCCTCACCACCACCTGGGTGGGGTGGTCGAACTTCGAGTTCGTGCTCACCGACCCGGTGCTGCCGAAGGCAGTCGCCAACACGATCGCCTTCACCTCGATCTCTCTGCTCATCGGCGCACCTCTCCCTCTCGCGCTCGCCGTGGTGATGGCCGAACTCCGCCGGCGCAAGGGCCTGTTCAGCGCCCTCGCCTACCTGCCCGTGGTGATCCCCCCGGTCGTCGGCATCCTGCTCTGGAAGGTGATGTACCTGCCGGGCGAGGAGGGGTTGTTCAACTCGATCCTCGGCAGCATCGGTCTCGGTCCGTTCGCCTGGCTCAACTCGGAGCAGATGGTCATCCCGTCGATGGTGGTGGCCAGCACCTGGGCGGGAGCCGGCACCGCCGTCATCATCTACCTCGCGGCGCTCGGCGGCGTGCGCCCCGAGCTCTACGAGGCCGCCGAACTCGACGGCGCCGGGGTGTGGAGACGCATCTGGCACGTCACGCTCCCGCAGATCCGCGGTGTCGTGCTGATCCTGCTGCTGCTGCAGATCATCGGCACGCTCCAGGTGTTCAACGAACCCAAGCTGCTGACCGGAGGCGGGCCCAACAACGCCTCGATCACGGTGCTGATGATGATCTACCAGTACGGCTTCGTGAACTCCAACTACGGTGCGGCGGCGGCACTCAGCGTGCTGCTGGCGCTCGCCCTGGCGCTCATCTCGGTCGCCTACCAGTTCGCCACCCGGAGATGGAGTGACAATGACTGA
- a CDS encoding carbohydrate ABC transporter permease, with product MTDLDIREEAAAPVRDRGFWRRSPRSADDEAVRSAVSWGDRHDPRVRWTLRVVQILVFVGLVVAAVFPMIWLAKASISTTADLIRDPLGWWPSGVDFSNYAVVWNELGIYKYLLNTLWLALGSAAVTLVVCITGAYCLSILRPRWGAVVYWAVLATLFIPGVISLVPLYLTVLDLPGLGISLLNTMWAVWLPAGASAFSLVLAKRFFDSIPRELIEAARIDGAGPVRVLWSIVIPLSRPIISVLALLSCVSAYKEYLWPLLVLPDPEVQPISVALPRVEPSLEYSAMMAALFLSLLVPIVLFLIFQRQFLRSVGMANGIKG from the coding sequence ATGACTGACCTCGACATCCGCGAGGAGGCAGCGGCGCCCGTGCGCGATCGCGGCTTCTGGCGGCGCTCTCCCCGGAGCGCCGACGACGAGGCGGTGCGCTCGGCGGTGTCGTGGGGCGACCGTCACGACCCGCGAGTGCGCTGGACCCTCCGTGTCGTCCAGATCCTCGTCTTCGTCGGCCTCGTCGTCGCAGCGGTGTTCCCGATGATCTGGCTGGCCAAGGCGTCGATCTCGACGACTGCCGACCTCATCCGCGACCCGCTCGGCTGGTGGCCCTCGGGGGTCGACTTCAGCAACTACGCCGTGGTCTGGAACGAACTCGGCATCTACAAGTACCTGCTGAACACCCTGTGGCTCGCGCTCGGCAGCGCCGCGGTCACACTCGTGGTGTGCATCACCGGCGCGTACTGCCTGTCCATCCTCCGGCCGCGCTGGGGCGCCGTGGTGTACTGGGCGGTGCTGGCGACCCTGTTCATCCCCGGCGTCATCTCCCTGGTGCCGCTCTACCTGACGGTGCTCGACCTGCCCGGTCTCGGCATCAGCCTGCTGAACACGATGTGGGCGGTCTGGCTTCCCGCCGGCGCCAGTGCGTTCTCGCTCGTGCTGGCGAAGCGGTTCTTCGATTCCATCCCGCGTGAGCTCATCGAGGCGGCCCGCATCGACGGCGCCGGGCCTGTGCGCGTGCTCTGGTCGATCGTGATCCCGCTCTCCCGGCCCATCATCAGCGTGCTCGCGCTGCTCAGCTGCGTCTCGGCGTACAAAGAGTACCTGTGGCCCCTGCTGGTACTGCCCGACCCCGAGGTGCAGCCGATCTCGGTCGCGCTGCCCAGGGTGGAGCCGTCGCTCGAGTACTCCGCGATGATGGCGGCGCTGTTCCTGTCGCTCCTCGTGCCGATCGTGCTGTTCCTGATCTTCCAGCGGCAGTTCCTCCGCAGCGTCGGCATGGCGAACGGCATCAAGGGGTGA
- a CDS encoding LacI family DNA-binding transcriptional regulator — MKQAPENSVRRANLREVAALAGVSLSTASRVLSGSYPISGATREKVVGAMRELGYSESRTRRREATRTIGVIVTDVRSSLVSGVTAGIDAAAAENGRICTIFPTEGDLDRERDIVRLAARQRELDALVFVGGMQRADDYPDRLGDYLTMLGDVDAGLVLCARPDDTGTHPGTLSVGYDNEGGAFAVASYLASKGHRRIAFVGGVRNHSTTEGRLLGVRRALGALGLELEVAYTEEFQPSSSRRIRTSDPTYANTRRLLEEHPEVTGIVANSDFHAVEVVRALHDAGVDVPGEISVVGYDDNEVALQVRPNLTTVHLPVFDLGWEAARLAVEKPVSGLPGSAVELGTHVVVRDSVAPPRA, encoded by the coding sequence ATGAAGCAAGCCCCCGAGAATTCTGTGCGGCGCGCGAACCTCCGTGAGGTCGCCGCCCTCGCCGGGGTCTCCCTCTCGACGGCCTCGCGGGTGCTCTCGGGCTCGTACCCCATCTCGGGCGCGACGCGCGAGAAGGTCGTGGGCGCGATGCGGGAGCTCGGCTATTCCGAGTCGCGTACCCGACGGCGCGAGGCGACGCGCACCATCGGCGTGATCGTCACCGACGTGCGATCGTCGCTCGTCTCGGGCGTCACCGCCGGCATCGACGCCGCCGCCGCCGAGAACGGCCGCATCTGCACCATCTTCCCGACGGAGGGCGATCTCGATCGGGAGCGCGACATCGTGCGGCTCGCCGCCAGGCAGCGCGAGCTCGACGCCCTGGTCTTCGTCGGTGGCATGCAGCGGGCCGACGACTACCCCGACCGGCTCGGCGACTACCTCACCATGCTCGGCGACGTGGATGCGGGGCTGGTGCTGTGCGCCCGGCCCGACGACACGGGCACCCACCCCGGCACCCTCAGCGTCGGCTACGACAACGAGGGCGGCGCGTTCGCGGTCGCGAGTTATCTCGCCTCGAAGGGACATCGCCGCATCGCCTTCGTCGGAGGCGTGCGCAACCACTCCACGACCGAGGGCCGTCTGCTCGGCGTGCGTCGAGCCCTGGGCGCGCTCGGCCTCGAGCTCGAGGTGGCCTACACGGAGGAGTTCCAGCCGAGCAGCAGCCGGCGCATCCGCACCAGCGACCCCACCTACGCCAACACGCGGCGGCTGCTCGAGGAGCATCCCGAGGTGACGGGCATCGTCGCGAACAGCGACTTCCACGCCGTCGAGGTGGTGCGGGCGCTTCACGACGCCGGGGTCGACGTGCCGGGAGAGATCTCGGTGGTCGGCTACGACGACAACGAGGTGGCGCTGCAGGTGCGCCCCAACCTCACCACCGTGCACCTCCCGGTGTTCGACCTGGGTTGGGAGGCCGCGCGTCTCGCCGTCGAGAAGCCGGTCTCGGGTCTCCCCGGCTCGGCGGTCGAGCTCGGCACCCACGTCGTGGTGCGCGACTCGGTGGCGCCCCCGCGGGCGTAG
- a CDS encoding glycoside hydrolase family 3 C-terminal domain-containing protein has product MTRRRAFSTLGCPSASVEEVVGIAETSGWNAIELRSADDSFAHPGLDASQRASVAAALGGVDRVCLSTYVALGSTEADDERVLAGLRAEAELARDLGFTAIRVFAGGGDDAMIVRRLRAAAGHAGVDIWLETHDSHSTGLAVARVLDAVDDARVGAVWDIAHPWAAGEPVSTTAALLAPWLRHVQIKDIASRRDPLPVLPGAGSLPLGEVLTQLDSRGYDGRLGLEWELRWHPDLPPLEDALAAADSWLERFPLEPRTPVRTVDDALEALTLEEKVALVSGSGFWTTAAVPRIGLRPIVLSDGPAGVRGPSMDERQPSLNLPSAGALAASWDPSVAYQVGTELAVEAARHGVDVVLGPTVNLHRTPLGGRSFESFSEDPLLTSALAVRYIAGLQDNGVGACAKHYVLNDSETERMTVSVDVDDTTLRELYLRPFEDAVAAGVWTVMSAYNSVDGVRMTEHELLRDPLRTDWGFDGVVVSDWSAVRSLDSASAGQDLAMPGSDGQPGGVWDDGLLAAVRSGEVAIDSLDEKVRHLLTLAQRVGALGADHRVGVAASDSRAAETARLLLERGSVLLANDGTLPLPVGETTMKVAVIGPGAVRPRTQGGGSAAVVPDRVSTPAEALRAVPGLEVTEHAGVVAEHPEAFPASELRAPDGTPSAVRVRLTDAAGRLLSDELRSSSRLIWLGDLPTAAREMTAEFDALFHRDGPVEIVVELPAGGSLTVDGTRVTAEPHESPLSATVEAVAGRAVRIEVVAHAPHDLELRILDVRIGRLFEDAVGAAEARAAAVAAAAAADVAVVFVGTDARIETEGRDRTDLSLPAAHDALVEAVAAANPRTVVVVSAGAPVELPWRDRVAAVLLTWFGGQEFGDGVAALLTGRAEPGGRLPTTWPDRLADAPVQNVVPTDGTLWYEEGIAIGHRAWALGTNRPAFAFGHGLGYTSWRLGDIAVETEDSDGDDGGDDTVIVVNVGNTGHRRGRQVVQVYLSRPDSTVSRPPLWLGGFASIELDAGARAEVRIRLPRRQFAHWSEEEHAWQIEPGEFTARVGFSATDLPQSIALSTT; this is encoded by the coding sequence ATGACACGACGGCGTGCATTCTCCACACTGGGCTGCCCCTCCGCGAGCGTCGAAGAGGTCGTCGGGATCGCCGAGACCTCGGGATGGAACGCGATCGAACTGCGGTCGGCCGACGACTCGTTCGCGCATCCGGGGCTGGATGCGTCCCAGCGGGCCTCCGTGGCCGCCGCGCTCGGCGGGGTGGATCGGGTCTGCCTCTCGACCTACGTCGCACTCGGCAGCACCGAGGCCGACGACGAGCGGGTGCTCGCCGGCCTCCGCGCCGAGGCGGAACTCGCCCGCGACCTCGGGTTCACGGCCATCCGGGTGTTCGCGGGCGGCGGCGACGACGCCATGATCGTGCGCCGCCTGCGGGCTGCCGCCGGCCACGCCGGAGTCGACATCTGGCTCGAGACCCACGACAGCCACTCCACCGGGCTCGCCGTCGCCAGGGTGCTCGACGCGGTCGACGACGCGCGCGTCGGCGCCGTCTGGGACATCGCGCACCCCTGGGCGGCCGGAGAGCCGGTCAGCACGACCGCTGCGCTGTTGGCGCCATGGCTCCGCCATGTGCAGATCAAAGACATCGCGAGTCGTCGCGACCCTCTGCCCGTACTCCCCGGAGCCGGGTCGCTGCCGCTCGGCGAGGTGCTGACCCAGCTCGACTCCCGCGGCTACGACGGCCGGCTGGGTCTCGAGTGGGAGCTGCGCTGGCATCCCGACCTGCCACCGCTGGAGGATGCACTGGCTGCCGCCGACTCATGGCTGGAGCGCTTCCCCCTCGAACCGCGCACCCCCGTGCGCACCGTCGACGACGCGCTCGAGGCCCTCACGCTCGAGGAGAAGGTCGCGCTGGTCAGCGGGAGCGGCTTCTGGACCACCGCGGCCGTGCCGCGAATAGGCCTCCGCCCGATCGTCTTGTCCGACGGGCCGGCCGGGGTGCGCGGCCCCTCGATGGACGAACGGCAACCCTCGCTCAACCTCCCCTCCGCCGGTGCGCTGGCGGCCAGCTGGGACCCGTCGGTGGCCTACCAGGTCGGCACCGAACTCGCCGTCGAGGCCGCCCGTCACGGAGTCGACGTCGTGCTGGGGCCCACCGTGAACCTTCACCGCACCCCGCTCGGCGGGCGGTCGTTCGAGTCGTTCTCGGAAGACCCTCTCCTCACCTCGGCTCTCGCCGTGCGCTACATCGCCGGGCTGCAGGACAACGGCGTGGGCGCCTGCGCCAAGCACTACGTGCTGAACGACTCCGAGACCGAGCGCATGACCGTCTCGGTCGACGTCGACGACACGACACTGCGCGAGCTCTACCTGCGACCGTTCGAGGATGCGGTGGCCGCCGGCGTCTGGACGGTGATGAGCGCCTACAACTCGGTCGACGGGGTGCGCATGACCGAGCACGAGCTGTTGCGCGACCCCCTGCGGACCGACTGGGGTTTCGACGGCGTAGTGGTCTCCGACTGGTCGGCGGTGCGGTCGCTCGACTCGGCCTCCGCCGGTCAGGATCTCGCCATGCCCGGCTCCGACGGGCAGCCAGGCGGCGTCTGGGACGACGGGCTGCTCGCTGCCGTGCGGTCGGGCGAGGTGGCCATCGACTCGCTCGACGAGAAGGTGCGCCATCTGCTGACGCTCGCGCAGCGCGTCGGCGCGCTCGGGGCCGACCACCGGGTGGGAGTCGCCGCCTCCGACTCCCGCGCCGCCGAGACGGCCCGGCTGCTGCTCGAACGGGGCTCGGTGCTGCTCGCGAACGACGGCACCCTCCCGCTCCCGGTCGGCGAGACCACGATGAAGGTCGCTGTGATCGGCCCGGGAGCGGTGCGGCCTCGCACGCAGGGCGGCGGCAGCGCCGCGGTCGTCCCCGACCGCGTCAGCACCCCGGCGGAGGCGCTCCGGGCCGTGCCGGGTCTCGAGGTCACCGAGCACGCGGGCGTCGTCGCCGAGCACCCTGAGGCCTTCCCCGCCTCCGAGCTCCGCGCGCCCGACGGCACTCCGAGCGCTGTGCGGGTGCGCCTCACGGATGCGGCGGGCCGCCTGCTGAGCGACGAGCTGCGTTCCTCCTCGCGCCTCATCTGGCTCGGCGATCTGCCCACCGCCGCCCGCGAGATGACGGCGGAGTTCGACGCACTGTTCCACCGCGACGGACCGGTCGAGATCGTCGTCGAACTGCCGGCCGGCGGATCGCTGACCGTCGACGGCACCCGCGTCACGGCCGAACCCCACGAGTCGCCCCTGTCGGCGACGGTCGAGGCGGTGGCCGGGCGTGCCGTGCGCATCGAGGTCGTCGCCCACGCTCCGCACGACCTCGAGCTGCGCATCCTCGACGTGCGCATCGGGCGGCTCTTCGAAGATGCCGTCGGCGCCGCCGAGGCGAGGGCGGCCGCGGTCGCGGCGGCCGCGGCCGCCGACGTGGCCGTCGTCTTCGTCGGCACGGATGCACGCATCGAGACCGAGGGTCGCGACCGCACCGACCTCTCGCTGCCCGCCGCCCACGACGCCCTCGTCGAGGCGGTCGCGGCGGCCAACCCCCGCACCGTGGTGGTCGTCAGTGCGGGCGCTCCCGTCGAGCTGCCCTGGCGCGACCGGGTGGCGGCGGTGCTGCTCACCTGGTTCGGCGGGCAGGAGTTCGGAGACGGCGTCGCCGCATTGCTCACCGGCCGCGCGGAGCCGGGTGGCCGGCTGCCGACGACCTGGCCCGACCGCCTCGCCGACGCCCCCGTGCAGAACGTCGTGCCGACCGACGGCACGCTCTGGTACGAGGAGGGCATCGCGATCGGCCACCGCGCCTGGGCCCTCGGCACGAACCGGCCCGCCTTCGCGTTCGGCCACGGGCTCGGGTACACCTCGTGGCGGCTCGGCGACATCGCGGTGGAGACCGAGGACAGCGACGGCGATGACGGCGGCGATGACACCGTGATCGTCGTGAATGTCGGCAACACGGGCCACCGCCGCGGCAGGCAGGTCGTGCAGGTCTACCTCTCGCGGCCCGACTCCACCGTGTCGAGACCGCCGCTCTGGCTCGGCGGGTTCGCGTCGATCGAGCTCGACGCCGGCGCCCGGGCCGAGGTGCGCATCCGTCTGCCCCGCCGGCAGTTCGCCCACTGGTCGGAGGAAGAGCACGCCTGGCAGATCGAGCCGGGCGAGTTCACCGCCAGGGTGGGCTTCTCCGCCACCGACCTCCCGCAGTCGATCGCGTTGTCGACGACCTGA
- a CDS encoding acetylxylan esterase codes for MHSDLPLEQLREHSPALTLPADFESFWSDTLALTRELPLDVQREEVELGFPGLRVFDFSFAGYGGDHIRAWLRLPTHPEGEPVPGFVEFHGYRGGRGLAHEPHLWPQAGFAHLAVDTRGQGGAWTAGATPDPHGGTGPETAGWVTRGIASPATYYYRRVFVDAVRAVEAMRSIPEVQAGQIFAGGVSQGGGIALAAAGLLDDLAGVVADVPFLSDFPEALTLTSDYSSGYGEVLQYLMVNRDQESLVLDTLSYFDVANLATLAQAPALFSVALADSVCAPRTVFAAFNRYGGTDKEIAVYPYNGHEGGGAHQAWRAVEWVRERCAA; via the coding sequence ATGCACTCCGACCTTCCCCTCGAGCAGCTCCGCGAGCACTCGCCCGCCCTGACGCTGCCCGCCGACTTCGAGTCGTTCTGGAGCGACACGCTCGCGCTCACCCGGGAGCTGCCGCTCGACGTGCAGCGGGAGGAGGTCGAGCTCGGCTTCCCCGGCCTGCGTGTGTTCGACTTCTCGTTCGCCGGGTACGGCGGCGACCACATCCGGGCCTGGCTGCGCCTGCCGACGCACCCCGAGGGCGAGCCGGTGCCCGGGTTCGTGGAGTTCCACGGCTACCGCGGAGGCCGCGGACTCGCCCACGAACCCCACCTCTGGCCACAGGCGGGGTTCGCGCACCTCGCCGTCGACACCCGGGGGCAGGGCGGCGCCTGGACGGCGGGCGCCACGCCCGACCCGCACGGGGGCACCGGCCCCGAGACGGCGGGCTGGGTCACCCGGGGCATCGCCTCCCCCGCCACCTATTACTACCGTCGGGTGTTCGTCGACGCCGTGCGCGCCGTCGAGGCGATGCGGAGCATCCCCGAGGTGCAGGCCGGTCAGATCTTCGCGGGCGGCGTCAGCCAGGGCGGAGGGATCGCCCTCGCCGCCGCCGGCCTCCTCGACGATCTCGCAGGGGTCGTCGCCGACGTCCCGTTCCTCTCCGACTTCCCCGAGGCCCTCACCCTCACCTCCGACTACTCCTCGGGCTACGGCGAGGTGCTCCAGTACCTCATGGTCAACCGCGACCAGGAGAGCCTGGTGCTCGACACGCTGTCGTACTTCGACGTGGCGAACCTCGCCACCCTCGCCCAGGCGCCCGCGCTCTTCTCCGTGGCGCTCGCCGACTCGGTCTGCGCACCGCGCACGGTCTTCGCGGCGTTCAACCGCTACGGCGGCACGGACAAGGAGATCGCCGTCTACCCCTACAACGGGCACGAGGGCGGAGGCGCCCACCAGGCGTGGCGGGCGGTGGAGTGGGTGCGCGAGAGGTGCGCGGCATGA
- a CDS encoding hydroxyacid dehydrogenase: MTAGRPKALLSMWSDVVQEVFPPALRAELEQVVELLDPRPLTSLDDAVAGCLPEAEVLVTSWGALPVDDELLARAPKLRAVFHAAGSIKGTVHDAGWRAGLVVTSAAALGAQPVIEYTVAVITLAAHRIFPLAQSYREGSFVPVRGRRGRPGTTVGIVGASAIGRGVIERLVDDGWDVSVYDPVVDPAVVAGLGARQVELDELCASSDIVSLHAPDVAATRRMMDARRLALMRDGATLVNTARGALVDHDALRVECASGRLDAILDVTDPEPLEPGDLLLRLPNVFCTPHAAGVQGTEVASLGAFMVEELRRYGRGEPLHGAIDHRLLPVLA, from the coding sequence ATGACCGCCGGGCGGCCCAAGGCCCTGCTGTCGATGTGGAGCGACGTCGTGCAGGAGGTGTTCCCGCCGGCGCTGCGGGCCGAGCTCGAGCAGGTGGTCGAGCTGCTCGACCCCCGCCCGCTGACGAGCCTCGACGACGCGGTCGCCGGGTGCCTCCCCGAGGCGGAGGTGCTGGTCACCAGCTGGGGTGCGCTTCCGGTCGACGACGAGCTGCTCGCTCGCGCGCCGAAGCTCCGCGCCGTCTTCCATGCGGCGGGCTCGATCAAGGGCACCGTGCACGATGCCGGCTGGCGCGCCGGTCTCGTGGTCACCTCGGCCGCCGCGCTCGGCGCACAGCCGGTGATCGAGTACACGGTGGCGGTGATCACGCTCGCCGCGCACCGCATCTTCCCGCTCGCGCAGAGCTACCGTGAGGGGTCTTTCGTGCCGGTGCGCGGCCGTCGCGGCCGCCCGGGCACCACGGTGGGAATCGTCGGTGCGTCGGCGATCGGGCGCGGCGTCATCGAGCGGCTCGTCGACGACGGCTGGGACGTGTCGGTGTACGACCCCGTGGTCGACCCCGCCGTCGTCGCCGGGCTCGGCGCCCGGCAGGTCGAGCTCGACGAGCTCTGCGCCTCGAGCGACATCGTGTCGCTGCACGCTCCGGATGTCGCCGCGACCCGTCGCATGATGGATGCGCGGCGGCTCGCGCTGATGAGAGACGGCGCCACGCTCGTCAACACAGCCCGCGGCGCGCTGGTCGACCACGACGCGCTCCGCGTGGAGTGCGCGAGCGGGCGCCTCGACGCGATCCTCGACGTCACCGACCCCGAGCCGCTCGAGCCCGGCGACCTGCTGCTGCGACTGCCCAACGTGTTCTGCACACCGCATGCTGCGGGGGTGCAGGGCACCGAGGTCGCTTCGCTCGGCGCGTTCATGGTGGAGGAGCTGCGCCGCTATGGGCGCGGCGAGCCGCTCCACGGGGCGATCGACCACCGCCTGCTGCCTGTGCTCGCCTGA
- a CDS encoding PucR family transcriptional regulator, giving the protein MVSQSFRYAPNIELLTARAVDLMWDNYVGYSDDVFDKKELIPSVAKNIDLGVRVLRRGSPPSRDELLPGRDLGGRRASQGVPLESVIQAYRSTERTIILDIFSGSQAWPVELTSHYADLIISTFDLLTEEMINSYRETASAIEAAQRRVENELVTAIANGAVPAASDLDRWAHTLRIEQQGPWLSFAIGSVRNADHVEVLRLRQRISAALQASVAGPLLFGDMGRLTVALARPRGSAGDIQEALARAVDGFESTAGYAVGVGGPSGDLVAAQESCEQARDAVAIALGRVATTRVVQFDDVLLEVLLGREPKLADRLVESRLGGLRGHPHLLDTLEALVACNHSQAAVAKALFVHPNTVTYRIKRIQELTGFDPLTMTDFTQMATALLWLRPDRV; this is encoded by the coding sequence ATGGTCTCCCAATCGTTCCGGTACGCACCGAACATCGAGCTGCTCACCGCCCGCGCCGTCGACCTCATGTGGGACAACTACGTCGGGTACTCCGACGACGTCTTCGACAAGAAGGAGCTGATCCCCTCCGTCGCGAAGAACATCGACCTCGGGGTGCGGGTGCTGCGGCGGGGCAGCCCGCCCTCGCGCGACGAACTGCTGCCGGGGCGCGACCTCGGGGGCCGTCGGGCGAGCCAGGGTGTGCCGCTCGAGTCCGTCATCCAGGCCTATCGCTCGACCGAGCGCACCATCATCCTCGACATCTTCTCGGGGTCGCAGGCGTGGCCCGTCGAACTCACGAGCCACTACGCCGATCTCATCATCAGCACCTTCGACCTGCTCACCGAAGAGATGATCAACTCCTACCGCGAGACGGCGTCGGCTATCGAGGCGGCCCAGCGCCGGGTCGAGAACGAGCTGGTGACCGCGATCGCGAACGGTGCCGTGCCGGCCGCGAGCGATCTCGATCGCTGGGCGCACACCCTCCGCATCGAGCAGCAGGGGCCGTGGCTCTCGTTCGCCATCGGCAGCGTGCGCAACGCCGATCACGTGGAGGTGCTGCGACTGCGGCAGCGCATCTCCGCGGCCCTGCAGGCGTCTGTCGCCGGCCCTCTGCTGTTCGGCGACATGGGCAGACTGACGGTGGCGCTCGCCCGGCCCAGGGGGAGCGCCGGCGACATCCAGGAGGCGCTCGCCCGTGCCGTCGACGGCTTCGAGTCGACCGCCGGGTACGCCGTGGGGGTGGGTGGCCCGAGCGGCGACCTGGTTGCGGCGCAGGAGTCGTGCGAGCAGGCGAGGGATGCGGTGGCGATCGCCCTCGGCAGGGTGGCCACGACCCGGGTCGTGCAGTTCGACGACGTGCTCCTCGAGGTGCTCCTCGGGCGCGAGCCGAAGCTCGCCGACCGGCTCGTCGAGAGTCGCCTCGGAGGCCTTCGCGGGCATCCGCACCTGCTCGACACCCTCGAGGCCCTCGTGGCCTGCAACCACTCGCAGGCCGCAGTCGCCAAAGCGCTGTTCGTGCACCCGAACACGGTGACGTACCGCATCAAGCGCATCCAGGAGCTGACCGGCTTCGACCCCCTCACCATGACGGACTTCACGCAGATGGCGACGGCTCTGCTCTGGCTGCGCCCCGATCGGGTGTAA
- a CDS encoding NAD-dependent epimerase/dehydratase family protein, with translation MTAIQQIEADLTVPTPALIDDIARLDGDIMVLGVGGKVGPSVAIMARRAIEEAGVDKKVFGVARFSDPAARESLESYGVDVVPADLTDDLELDGLPEARNVIFMAGNKFGTTGNEHHTWMMNSYLPGRVAQRFRDSRIVAFSTLVTYPLADVTTGGSRESDASGPIGEYAMSCLGRERIFEHFSLQNGTPLLIFRLGYSIETRYGVLQEIAQAVHDGTPIPLAMGHASVIWQRDVAEYAIRSLHLASTPPRRLNITGPEIVSIRWLAERFGERFGKGPVFDGVETGTAYVMDGSSLQTEFGFPSTTLAQMIERVGDWVAASGPTIGKPTKFQQRNGEF, from the coding sequence ATGACGGCAATTCAGCAGATCGAAGCGGACCTCACGGTTCCCACCCCCGCCCTCATCGATGACATCGCGAGGCTCGACGGCGACATCATGGTGCTCGGCGTCGGCGGCAAGGTCGGCCCGAGCGTGGCCATCATGGCCCGCCGCGCCATCGAGGAGGCGGGCGTCGACAAGAAGGTCTTCGGCGTCGCCCGCTTCAGCGATCCGGCCGCGCGCGAGTCGCTCGAGAGCTACGGCGTCGATGTCGTTCCCGCCGACCTCACCGACGACCTCGAGCTCGACGGGCTGCCGGAGGCCCGCAACGTCATCTTCATGGCGGGCAACAAGTTCGGCACCACCGGCAACGAGCACCACACCTGGATGATGAACTCCTACCTTCCGGGCCGGGTCGCCCAGCGGTTCCGCGACTCACGCATCGTCGCCTTCTCGACCCTCGTCACCTACCCGCTCGCCGACGTCACCACCGGCGGTTCGCGGGAGTCGGATGCGTCGGGGCCGATCGGCGAGTACGCCATGTCGTGCCTCGGTCGCGAACGCATCTTCGAGCACTTCTCGCTGCAGAACGGAACACCGCTGCTGATCTTCCGTCTCGGGTACTCGATCGAGACGCGGTACGGCGTGCTTCAGGAGATTGCGCAGGCTGTGCACGACGGCACGCCCATCCCGCTCGCCATGGGGCATGCCAGCGTCATCTGGCAGCGCGACGTCGCCGAGTACGCCATCCGTTCGCTGCATCTGGCCTCGACGCCCCCTCGTCGGCTCAACATCACCGGCCCCGAGATCGTGTCGATCCGCTGGCTCGCCGAGCGGTTCGGCGAGCGATTCGGAAAGGGGCCGGTGTTCGACGGGGTGGAGACCGGAACGGCCTACGTGATGGACGGCTCGTCGCTGCAGACCGAGTTCGGGTTCCCTTCGACCACGCTGGCGCAGATGATCGAGCGGGTCGGCGACTGGGTCGCCGCCTCCGGCCCCACCATCGGCAAGCCCACGAAGTTCCAGCAGCGCAACGGCGAGTTCTGA